Proteins encoded within one genomic window of Rossellomorea vietnamensis:
- the motP gene encoding flagellar motor protein MotP → MKKLDVLTPIGVVVGFLFVAFAIISNAGVTGFSSFIDLPSIFVVIGGLIAAMLVSFSIRELKQLGKVMRESFRDVEYDLHDLIRTFVTLSEKARREGLLSLEAEVEAVEDPFIRKGVLLAVDGIEQDVIVDIMNAEIIALEERHRKNKSLLDKAGEYAPAWGMIGTLIGLVLMLKNLNDPSSLGPNMAIALLTTLYGSLLANLVFLPMASKLAMKTEKEVFMKQIVIEGVIGVQSGQNPKILEEKLRVFLSNEELQMYTERKQEGAAPDEA, encoded by the coding sequence ATGAAAAAGCTTGATGTTCTTACACCAATCGGGGTTGTAGTAGGGTTTCTATTCGTGGCATTCGCGATCATTTCGAATGCGGGAGTGACCGGATTCAGTTCCTTCATTGATCTTCCGTCCATCTTCGTGGTCATAGGCGGATTGATCGCAGCCATGCTGGTCAGCTTTTCGATCAGGGAATTGAAACAGCTGGGGAAAGTGATGAGAGAATCCTTCCGGGATGTGGAATATGATCTTCATGACTTGATCCGGACGTTTGTGACCCTGTCAGAAAAAGCGAGGCGGGAAGGTCTCCTCTCACTTGAGGCAGAAGTGGAAGCGGTCGAGGATCCCTTTATCCGAAAAGGGGTCCTCCTCGCAGTCGATGGAATCGAGCAGGATGTGATCGTCGATATCATGAATGCTGAAATCATTGCGTTAGAAGAGCGGCACCGCAAAAATAAGAGTTTATTGGATAAGGCAGGGGAATATGCCCCTGCATGGGGGATGATCGGTACGCTGATCGGTCTCGTCCTGATGTTAAAGAATTTAAATGATCCTTCTTCACTTGGTCCCAATATGGCGATCGCCTTACTTACGACCTTGTATGGATCCCTGCTTGCGAATCTCGTCTTCCTGCCAATGGCATCCAAGCTTGCGATGAAAACAGAGAAAGAAGTGTTTATGAAACAAATCGTGATCGAAGGGGTCATCGGGGTACAATCCGGTCAAAATCCGAAAATATTGGAAGAGAAATTAAGAGTATTCTTATCCAACGAGGAATTACAGATGTATACAGAAAGGAAACAAGAAGGGGCAGCACCAGATGAAGCGTAG
- the ccpA gene encoding catabolite control protein A codes for MNVTIYDVAREANVSMATVSRVVNGNPNVKPATRKKVLEVIDRLGYRPNAVARGLASKKTTTVGVIIPDISNIFYAELARGIEDIATMYKYNIILSNSDQNTEKELHLLNTMLGKQVDGILFLGGHISEEHVQEFERSPVPIVLAGAVEETNKVPSVNIDYKAASFDAVSDLLEKGHKRIGFVSGPFHDTINMKFKLEGYREALAKAGVEYSDDLVVEGEYTYDSGLEAWQKFSELSDKPTAIFVGNDETALGVVHGAQDQNVSIPEEVEVISFDNTRLALMVRPQLTSVVQPLYDIGAVAMRLLTKYMNKETVEESTVVLPHRLEHRNSTK; via the coding sequence ATGAACGTGACAATATATGATGTAGCAAGAGAAGCCAATGTAAGTATGGCGACGGTGTCCCGGGTGGTTAACGGAAATCCGAATGTCAAACCGGCAACAAGGAAGAAGGTATTAGAGGTCATCGATCGACTCGGCTATCGTCCGAATGCTGTAGCAAGAGGGCTTGCGAGCAAGAAAACGACGACGGTAGGGGTCATCATCCCTGATATCTCAAATATTTTCTATGCAGAACTTGCACGTGGGATTGAAGACATCGCCACGATGTATAAATACAATATCATTTTAAGTAATTCGGATCAGAATACAGAGAAGGAACTTCATCTATTGAATACGATGCTTGGGAAGCAAGTGGATGGCATCCTGTTCCTTGGCGGTCATATTTCAGAAGAGCATGTCCAGGAATTCGAACGTTCCCCGGTTCCGATCGTATTGGCCGGTGCCGTTGAAGAAACGAACAAGGTTCCTTCAGTGAACATCGATTATAAGGCGGCGTCCTTTGATGCGGTTTCTGACCTTCTTGAGAAGGGACACAAGCGCATCGGCTTTGTAAGCGGTCCTTTCCACGATACGATCAATATGAAGTTCAAACTTGAAGGATACAGGGAAGCACTTGCCAAGGCAGGCGTCGAATACAGTGATGACCTGGTTGTAGAAGGTGAATACACGTATGATTCAGGACTTGAAGCATGGCAGAAGTTCTCAGAGCTATCGGACAAGCCGACAGCCATCTTCGTCGGGAATGATGAAACGGCCCTTGGTGTCGTCCACGGGGCTCAGGATCAGAACGTGTCCATCCCGGAAGAAGTGGAAGTCATCAGTTTTGATAACACTAGACTTGCCCTGATGGTCAGACCTCAACTGACGTCCGTCGTTCAGCCTTTATACGATATCGGAGCAGTGGCGATGCGGTTATTGACGAAATACATGAACAAGGAAACGGTTGAAGAATCGACGGTTGTTCTTCCGCATCGACTTGAACACCGCAACTCAACAAAGTAA
- a CDS encoding YtxH domain-containing protein — MTQPVPYETGTRNNAKVNGKRSGKLVKGMVMGAVVGGALAMLDKTTRKNVTSRTSDMKDSTMGMVAKVRENPSGVVNDWQDRLKTASNVLKEAINDAQNLYEKVNDDVVDQVNQIKDDSTEMIATTKEAAEELKDIGSKVKEAGEEVTGESTPSKPVTSSTSTSDDQSIHPTNRTSSIPGQVGS; from the coding sequence ATGACACAGCCTGTACCTTATGAAACTGGGACAAGAAATAATGCGAAAGTGAACGGAAAAAGGAGCGGCAAATTAGTAAAAGGAATGGTGATGGGAGCCGTCGTAGGTGGAGCCCTTGCCATGCTGGATAAAACAACGAGGAAAAATGTGACATCAAGGACATCTGACATGAAGGACTCTACAATGGGGATGGTTGCCAAGGTGAGAGAGAATCCTTCAGGAGTGGTGAATGACTGGCAGGACCGCCTGAAAACAGCGTCCAATGTGTTGAAAGAAGCCATCAACGACGCGCAGAACCTGTACGAAAAGGTGAATGACGATGTGGTGGATCAAGTCAATCAAATTAAAGATGATTCAACTGAAATGATTGCCACGACGAAAGAAGCCGCAGAAGAATTAAAGGATATCGGCAGTAAGGTAAAAGAAGCGGGAGAAGAAGTGACTGGTGAATCCACTCCGTCTAAGCCTGTGACAAGCTCTACTTCCACATCAGATGATCAGTCGATTCATCCAACGAACCGTACAAGCAGCATTCCGGGACAAGTTGGATCATAA
- a CDS encoding DUF1641 domain-containing protein yields MAKSIDKIIPLEIPKEKIQEQNLNELIEALADNKDSLLKVIGIIKHMDENRNLDTISAMVNHQEDILYNFSKEANKDQNAAILNNLARMTELLGSLNLEGIETLSVRNTRNLNIGKERPPTKRTGIFGLFRALGDPAVQRTITIIIYILRGIGKNRVKNDKK; encoded by the coding sequence ATGGCTAAATCCATTGATAAGATTATTCCTCTCGAGATTCCGAAAGAAAAAATTCAGGAGCAGAACTTGAATGAACTGATAGAAGCCCTGGCTGATAATAAAGATTCCCTTTTAAAGGTCATCGGAATCATAAAGCACATGGATGAAAATCGAAATCTGGATACAATCAGCGCAATGGTAAATCATCAGGAGGACATCCTGTATAACTTTTCAAAGGAAGCCAATAAAGATCAGAACGCGGCCATCCTTAATAATCTGGCCCGTATGACTGAATTACTCGGGAGTTTGAATCTGGAAGGAATTGAAACATTGAGTGTCCGGAATACACGAAATCTGAATATAGGAAAAGAAAGGCCTCCTACCAAGAGAACCGGGATTTTCGGACTGTTTCGCGCCCTCGGGGACCCGGCCGTTCAGCGTACGATTACGATCATCATCTATATTTTAAGAGGGATCGGGAAAAACCGGGTGAAAAACGACAAGAAATAA
- a CDS encoding YtxH domain-containing protein: protein MTQQYNQNQNQNQTNDSNNINSKDFMIGTLIGGIVGAAAALLMAPKSGKDLRNDINEKTVVLKEKTGQWKDTAVEKSNELAAVAKEKSSALTKSVQEQSNNVVGKLKTYRTNNNELQETNEELQAVSAVGTTPADETEDVNQKLEETKKAFDETEKTYNQ, encoded by the coding sequence ATGACTCAACAGTACAATCAAAACCAGAACCAAAACCAGACAAATGACAGCAACAACATCAACTCAAAGGATTTCATGATCGGAACACTGATCGGAGGAATCGTGGGAGCGGCAGCGGCCCTTCTAATGGCACCGAAATCAGGTAAGGACCTTCGAAATGATATCAATGAGAAAACCGTCGTCCTTAAGGAAAAGACAGGACAATGGAAAGACACGGCTGTAGAGAAGAGCAATGAGCTTGCAGCAGTGGCGAAAGAAAAATCTTCTGCCCTGACAAAATCCGTACAAGAACAGTCCAACAATGTGGTTGGGAAACTGAAAACATACCGCACCAATAATAACGAACTCCAAGAAACAAATGAAGAGCTTCAAGCAGTTTCAGCAGTGGGAACGACACCTGCTGACGAAACGGAAGATGTGAATCAGAAGCTTGAAGAAACGAAGAAAGCTTTTGACGAAACTGAAAAGACATACAATCAATAA
- a CDS encoding DUF948 domain-containing protein, with amino-acid sequence MEIILYLSVAVIAVAFFILVMSLMKTLKSLGSTLDSVSTTMTGLESQLQGVTRESTELLHKTNLLAEDIQKKSEDLNTVVYAVRDVGHSIQNLNNSVKKVSTSISTELERNQGKISQVVQWGNAFIELKDKWKQKQEKQPTQPDVADVAVPNQASKEVRSREKLVKRARSYNN; translated from the coding sequence ATGGAAATCATTCTTTATCTAAGCGTAGCTGTCATAGCAGTTGCATTTTTCATTTTGGTTATGAGTTTGATGAAGACTTTGAAGTCCCTGGGCTCTACATTGGACAGCGTCTCAACGACAATGACCGGACTTGAGAGCCAGCTTCAAGGAGTAACAAGAGAGTCTACAGAATTACTACATAAAACGAATCTATTGGCTGAGGATATCCAGAAGAAGTCTGAGGATCTGAACACGGTTGTTTATGCGGTAAGAGATGTAGGGCATTCCATCCAGAACCTTAATAACTCGGTGAAGAAGGTAAGTACTTCCATTTCGACTGAACTGGAGCGCAACCAGGGCAAGATTTCACAGGTGGTTCAATGGGGTAATGCATTCATTGAGTTAAAGGACAAATGGAAACAAAAACAGGAAAAACAGCCAACACAACCTGATGTTGCTGATGTAGCTGTTCCAAACCAAGCATCCAAGGAAGTTCGATCTCGAGAAAAATTAGTTAAAAGAGCAAGATCTTATAACAATTAG
- a CDS encoding aminopeptidase, whose amino-acid sequence MKDPRIEKLAKNLIQYSVQLQPGEKVLIENFGLQRELVTALVKEAYAAGGHPFVSIKDHAVDRALLMGAQEEQYDMIASFEANVMEQMDAYIGLRAGDNISEQSDVPDEKMKIHGNTIGKKVHREIRVPKKKWVVLRYPTASMAQLANMSTEGFEDFYFDVCNLDYSKMDKAMDNLVELMNNTDKVRLVGEGTDLTFSIKDIPAVKCAGCLNIPDGEVYSAPVKDSVNGVISYNTPSPYNGFTFENVKLTFKEGKIVEATANDTDRINKIFDTDEGARYVGEFAIGVNPFIQHPMQDILFDEKIDGSFHFTPGECYEEAYNGNHSNIHWDMVMIQRPEYGGGEIYFDDVLIRKDGRFVIEELEVLNPENLK is encoded by the coding sequence ATGAAAGATCCACGCATTGAAAAGCTGGCGAAAAATTTAATTCAATATTCTGTTCAATTACAGCCTGGAGAAAAAGTGCTGATCGAAAACTTCGGATTGCAGCGTGAACTGGTGACGGCTCTCGTAAAAGAAGCGTATGCAGCCGGAGGTCATCCTTTCGTATCCATCAAAGATCATGCAGTCGACCGTGCACTGTTAATGGGGGCACAGGAAGAGCAGTATGATATGATCGCAAGCTTCGAAGCAAATGTCATGGAGCAGATGGATGCGTATATCGGTTTACGTGCAGGCGATAACATCAGCGAACAATCAGATGTACCGGACGAAAAAATGAAGATCCACGGTAATACGATCGGGAAGAAAGTACATAGAGAAATCCGCGTCCCTAAGAAGAAGTGGGTCGTGCTCCGCTACCCGACGGCATCCATGGCACAGCTCGCCAACATGAGCACAGAAGGCTTCGAAGACTTCTACTTTGACGTTTGCAACCTGGACTACAGCAAAATGGACAAAGCGATGGATAACCTCGTTGAACTCATGAACAACACAGATAAAGTCCGCCTTGTCGGGGAAGGGACGGACCTTACATTCTCCATCAAGGACATTCCTGCCGTGAAATGTGCGGGGTGCCTGAACATTCCTGATGGAGAAGTGTACAGTGCACCTGTGAAGGACTCGGTGAACGGCGTGATTTCCTACAATACGCCATCTCCTTATAACGGATTTACGTTCGAAAACGTCAAATTGACATTCAAAGAAGGAAAGATCGTGGAAGCCACTGCGAACGACACAGACCGGATCAACAAAATCTTTGATACGGATGAAGGGGCACGATATGTCGGGGAATTCGCCATCGGCGTGAATCCATTCATCCAGCATCCGATGCAGGACATCCTCTTTGACGAGAAAATCGACGGCAGCTTCCACTTCACACCGGGGGAATGCTACGAAGAGGCATATAACGGAAACCACTCCAACATCCACTGGGATATGGTGATGATCCAGCGTCCTGAATATGGCGGCGGCGAAATCTATTTCGATGATGTATTGATTCGAAAAGACGGTCGATTTGTCATCGAAGAGCTTGAAGTGTTGAATCCGGAGAATTTGAAGTAA
- a CDS encoding cell division FtsA domain-containing protein: MKKKQKIFALDIGTRSVVGIILEEIDGIFQVSDILIEEHKKRAMLDGQIHDVPAVSEVISSIKGQLEKKHGPLYKVCVAAAGRALKTETALSTSTIKGKPLLQKNDVLHLELSAVQQAQAAAAENENDSKGYHYYCVGYSVLFYRLEGEEIGSLIDQQGDEASVEIIATFLPRVVVDSLIAALTRSGLEMEALTLEPIAAINVLIPESMRRLNVALVDIGAGTSDIAITNLGTVIAYGMVPTAGDEITEAISNELLLDFPLAEQAKRDLQSSEEITVTDILGFETSFPSHEVVEKISPSVNRLAGEISNEILRLNNGKPPQAVMLVGGGSLTPGLPVQLASSLELPANRVAVRGVDAIQNITVSDEVTKGPELVTPIGIAIAAKQAPVQYVTAYVNDQPVRLFEVKDLTVGDCLLAAGLKLTKWHGTPGNGFFVNVNGQDITLPGGHGEPPHIEKNGLQCALDEKIQNHDRISVQKGKDGSSPQVTIGDLVDSSSAMQIVIDGNPHLLSPLVFRNNQVARLEDIICDRDAIRIELIDTLQDLLTHLGYNEWMEGTKPYRISINGVDTFFPSYSGKLLINGIEAKHSSKVKNGDEISYKPGVTPTVNELLAKKQITVEKAIMITFNGQELHLQKESSTVTRNGIKLAMEDRLFPGDSILIEEQHAGSFIFQDLFNAVEINMPPHSNGSFVLLKNGVETTFYEEIEQGDELEIIWPQASRR; this comes from the coding sequence TTGAAAAAAAAGCAAAAAATCTTTGCATTGGACATCGGAACACGGTCGGTTGTCGGGATCATTCTGGAAGAAATAGACGGAATATTTCAAGTTTCCGATATTTTAATAGAAGAACATAAGAAACGGGCCATGCTCGATGGACAGATTCATGATGTCCCGGCTGTTTCGGAGGTTATCTCCTCCATTAAAGGACAGTTGGAAAAGAAACACGGTCCCCTTTATAAAGTGTGTGTCGCAGCTGCAGGACGCGCCCTGAAAACAGAAACGGCCCTATCAACGTCAACGATCAAGGGAAAACCCTTGCTTCAGAAAAACGACGTCCTTCATCTGGAGCTGAGCGCCGTTCAACAGGCACAAGCAGCTGCTGCTGAAAATGAGAACGATTCAAAGGGCTATCATTATTACTGTGTTGGGTACTCCGTCCTTTTTTACCGGCTGGAAGGCGAGGAGATCGGCAGCCTGATCGACCAGCAGGGGGATGAAGCAAGCGTCGAAATCATCGCGACCTTCCTGCCCCGTGTCGTCGTGGACTCCCTTATTGCGGCACTGACACGGTCAGGGCTTGAGATGGAAGCCCTGACACTGGAGCCCATCGCTGCCATCAACGTTCTCATCCCTGAATCCATGCGCCGGCTGAACGTTGCCCTGGTTGATATCGGAGCGGGAACCTCGGATATCGCCATCACCAATTTGGGCACGGTCATTGCCTATGGGATGGTGCCGACAGCAGGTGATGAAATCACTGAAGCGATCAGTAACGAGTTATTGCTTGATTTCCCTTTGGCCGAACAGGCGAAGCGGGATCTTCAGTCTTCAGAAGAGATTACGGTGACCGATATTCTCGGGTTTGAAACGAGCTTTCCGTCCCATGAAGTGGTAGAGAAAATCTCTCCTTCTGTGAACCGGCTAGCCGGCGAGATTTCGAATGAAATCCTGCGCCTGAACAACGGAAAACCGCCACAGGCCGTCATGCTCGTAGGGGGAGGCAGCCTGACACCCGGCCTCCCTGTCCAACTGGCTTCATCCCTGGAGCTGCCTGCCAACCGGGTGGCCGTAAGAGGTGTGGACGCGATTCAGAACATAACTGTATCGGATGAAGTGACAAAGGGACCTGAACTTGTCACGCCGATCGGGATCGCCATTGCAGCGAAGCAGGCCCCGGTCCAATATGTCACGGCGTATGTAAATGACCAGCCTGTCCGCTTATTCGAAGTCAAGGATCTGACAGTTGGCGACTGCCTCCTTGCTGCGGGGTTAAAATTAACCAAGTGGCATGGTACACCTGGAAATGGATTCTTCGTCAATGTGAACGGACAGGACATCACGTTACCTGGTGGTCACGGCGAGCCGCCACACATCGAAAAAAATGGCCTCCAGTGTGCACTGGACGAAAAAATTCAGAATCATGACCGGATTTCTGTTCAGAAAGGGAAAGACGGATCATCTCCTCAGGTGACAATCGGAGACCTGGTGGATTCCTCCTCGGCAATGCAGATTGTCATAGATGGGAACCCGCACCTTCTCTCCCCTCTCGTCTTCAGGAATAATCAAGTCGCACGATTGGAAGACATCATTTGCGACCGTGATGCGATCCGGATTGAATTGATCGATACCCTGCAGGATCTGTTGACCCACTTGGGCTACAACGAGTGGATGGAGGGAACGAAGCCTTATCGAATCTCCATCAACGGGGTGGATACCTTCTTCCCATCCTATTCCGGAAAATTATTGATCAATGGGATCGAGGCGAAACACTCATCTAAAGTCAAGAATGGGGATGAGATCTCATACAAACCGGGTGTCACTCCAACGGTGAATGAACTGCTTGCCAAGAAACAGATAACAGTGGAAAAAGCAATCATGATTACGTTTAACGGCCAGGAATTACATCTTCAGAAGGAAAGCAGCACCGTCACACGGAATGGCATCAAGCTCGCCATGGAAGATCGTTTATTCCCTGGTGATTCCATACTGATAGAAGAACAGCATGCGGGTTCATTTATCTTTCAGGACTTATTTAATGCGGTGGAAATCAACATGCCCCCTCATTCGAACGGAAGCTTTGTCCTTTTGAAAAATGGAGTGGAAACGACTTTTTACGAAGAAATCGAGCAGGGTGACGAACTGGAAATCATCTGGCCCCAAGCTTCCCGCAGATAA
- the motS gene encoding flagellar motor protein MotS, which translates to MKRRRRPASQSPGAPKWMVTFSDLITLILVFFILLFSMSQIDIVKFRTIADSFQQRQILEFYPSVIPFDQPSAEPEVKSGEGREAEQDLNSLLSNIQSYLKENELTDVVVATRSERGVVLVLQEQALFASGEATVLPDAYPFLDKVGGLLSEIPNFVKVEGHTDNRPINTYRFPSNWELSSARASSVVRYLITTEDLDPKRFIAVGYGDTRPVAPNDKVENLQKNRRVEVIITDPAYEEQ; encoded by the coding sequence ATGAAGCGTAGAAGAAGACCGGCATCTCAGTCTCCGGGGGCTCCAAAATGGATGGTTACGTTTTCTGATCTTATTACTCTTATTCTTGTATTCTTTATTCTATTATTCTCGATGTCACAGATCGATATTGTGAAATTCAGGACCATCGCGGATTCCTTTCAGCAGCGGCAGATTCTCGAATTCTATCCTTCTGTCATCCCTTTTGATCAACCGTCGGCAGAACCCGAAGTGAAATCTGGTGAAGGCAGAGAAGCGGAACAGGACCTGAACTCATTACTTTCAAATATTCAGAGCTATTTGAAAGAAAACGAATTGACTGACGTCGTGGTGGCGACCAGATCCGAGCGGGGAGTCGTCCTGGTCCTTCAGGAGCAAGCACTGTTTGCTTCAGGTGAAGCAACGGTCCTTCCGGATGCTTATCCGTTTTTGGACAAGGTCGGCGGGCTATTATCCGAAATCCCCAACTTTGTAAAAGTGGAGGGACATACAGATAACCGCCCAATCAATACATATCGCTTCCCGTCAAACTGGGAGCTCTCATCGGCAAGGGCGAGCAGTGTGGTCCGTTACTTGATCACAACGGAAGATCTCGATCCAAAGCGGTTCATCGCCGTCGGATATGGGGATACACGTCCGGTCGCTCCTAATGATAAAGTGGAGAACCTTCAGAAAAACAGGCGTGTCGAAGTGATCATCACCGACCCCGCTTATGAGGAACAATAG
- a CDS encoding bifunctional 3-deoxy-7-phosphoheptulonate synthase/chorismate mutase, whose amino-acid sequence MSNQELDQLRKQVDEMNLKLLDTINERAKLVQEIGRVKETQGVYRYDPVRERGMLDLIKENNDGPFEHSTIEHIFKEIFKAGLELQKDDHRKALLVSRKKKPEDTIVNINGEAIGDGKPHFVFGPCAVESYEQVAEVAKAVKAKGLKMLRGGAFKPRTSPYDFQGLGIEGLKILKKVADEYDLAVVSEIVNPADIEHAVEYIDVIQIGARNMQNFELLKAAGAVKKPVLLKRGLAATIDEFINAAEYIISQGNGDIILCERGIRTYEKATRNTLDISAVPILKQETHLPVFVDVTHSTGRRDLLLPTAKAALAIGADGVMAEVHPDPAVALSDSAQQMDLDQFDHFYKEVLKGRTIEV is encoded by the coding sequence GTGAGTAATCAAGAGCTCGATCAATTACGTAAACAAGTAGACGAGATGAACTTAAAACTATTAGACACCATTAATGAACGTGCTAAACTAGTTCAAGAAATCGGTCGTGTCAAGGAGACTCAAGGAGTATACCGCTATGATCCTGTTCGTGAACGAGGAATGCTTGATCTGATTAAAGAAAATAATGATGGTCCATTCGAACATTCGACCATTGAACATATTTTTAAAGAAATCTTCAAAGCCGGTCTCGAACTTCAGAAGGACGATCACCGGAAAGCCCTGCTGGTTTCCCGTAAAAAGAAACCGGAAGACACAATCGTCAATATTAATGGAGAAGCCATTGGAGATGGAAAGCCTCATTTCGTCTTCGGTCCATGTGCCGTTGAATCATACGAGCAAGTGGCAGAAGTCGCGAAAGCCGTTAAAGCAAAAGGCTTGAAAATGCTCCGTGGCGGAGCGTTCAAACCAAGAACGTCGCCTTATGACTTCCAGGGTCTGGGGATTGAAGGCTTGAAAATCCTTAAAAAAGTGGCGGATGAATATGATTTGGCTGTTGTCAGTGAAATCGTGAATCCAGCTGATATCGAACATGCGGTGGAATACATTGATGTGATTCAGATCGGTGCAAGAAATATGCAAAACTTCGAATTATTAAAAGCAGCCGGTGCCGTTAAAAAGCCGGTATTGCTTAAACGTGGTTTAGCGGCAACGATCGATGAATTCATCAATGCTGCTGAATACATCATCTCTCAGGGGAACGGTGACATCATCCTTTGTGAGCGTGGAATCCGTACGTACGAGAAAGCAACTAGAAACACACTTGACATTTCCGCTGTACCAATTCTTAAGCAGGAGACGCATCTACCGGTATTCGTGGATGTAACGCACTCAACCGGACGCAGAGATCTGTTGCTTCCAACAGCGAAAGCGGCACTTGCCATCGGCGCAGATGGAGTGATGGCTGAGGTTCATCCCGATCCTGCCGTTGCCTTATCCGACTCCGCTCAGCAAATGGACCTTGACCAATTCGATCATTTCTACAAGGAAGTGTTGAAGGGCAGAACGATAGAAGTATAA
- the ytxJ gene encoding bacillithiol system redox-active protein YtxJ has protein sequence MKKIDTVQEFEQLSETNPRFFFMKHSLTCPVSSNAFTEYQAFLNKHEEEDGYYLAVQESRELSQHIAEKYGIRHESPQAFLFIEGKPGWNASHWKITESELDKL, from the coding sequence ATGAAAAAGATCGATACCGTTCAGGAGTTTGAACAACTTTCCGAGACAAATCCGCGTTTCTTCTTTATGAAACACAGTCTCACTTGCCCTGTAAGCTCGAATGCCTTCACCGAATACCAGGCATTTTTGAACAAGCATGAAGAGGAAGATGGCTACTATCTGGCCGTCCAGGAATCAAGGGAACTGTCACAGCATATCGCCGAAAAATACGGCATCCGCCACGAATCACCCCAGGCCTTCCTCTTCATAGAGGGAAAACCCGGCTGGAATGCCTCCCACTGGAAAATCACCGAAAGCGAACTGGACAAACTATAA
- the murC gene encoding UDP-N-acetylmuramate--L-alanine ligase, translating to MTIYHFVGIKGSGMSALAQILHDMDYEVQGSDVDKYFFTQKALDESNIKILPFQKENIGGDMHVIAGNAFPDTHEEIQAAVEQGLPVTRYHKFLGDFMQEFTSVAVTGAHGKTSTTGLLAHVISGAKPTSFLIGDGTGKGEVDANYFVFEACEYRRHFLSYFPDYAIMTNIDFDHPDYFANVDDVFSAFQEMAMQVKKGIIACGDDEQLQKIQAQVPVVFYGFAEENDFQARNVSRDRTGTSFDVFVRNEFYAAFKIPTFGDHNIMNALSVIAICHYEELDTAIVQERLSTFKGVKRRFSEKEVGSQILIDDYAHHPTEIKATVDSARQKYPEKEIIAVFQPHTFTRTQTFLTEFAETLSLADKVYLCEIFGSARENHGKLSIHDLESKIEGCEIIDEQDTTALLKHENAVLIFMGAGDVQKFQQAYEQKLGEQLKEEK from the coding sequence ATGACGATATATCATTTCGTAGGAATAAAGGGGTCGGGCATGAGTGCATTAGCCCAAATACTCCATGATATGGACTACGAGGTCCAAGGATCTGACGTAGATAAATATTTCTTTACTCAGAAGGCTCTGGATGAATCAAATATAAAAATACTACCTTTCCAAAAAGAAAACATTGGAGGGGATATGCATGTGATCGCAGGGAATGCTTTCCCTGACACCCATGAAGAAATACAAGCGGCCGTTGAACAAGGACTGCCTGTGACAAGATATCATAAATTCCTTGGTGACTTCATGCAGGAATTCACAAGTGTTGCCGTAACGGGCGCCCACGGAAAAACATCGACAACCGGTTTACTGGCACATGTCATCAGTGGCGCAAAGCCGACTTCCTTCCTGATCGGGGATGGAACCGGTAAAGGCGAAGTGGATGCGAATTACTTTGTATTCGAAGCATGTGAATACAGACGACACTTCCTGTCTTATTTCCCTGACTATGCCATCATGACGAACATTGATTTCGATCATCCCGACTACTTTGCAAATGTGGATGACGTCTTTTCTGCTTTCCAGGAGATGGCCATGCAGGTGAAAAAAGGAATCATTGCATGCGGGGATGACGAGCAGTTACAAAAAATCCAGGCGCAGGTACCGGTGGTGTTTTACGGTTTCGCCGAGGAAAACGACTTTCAGGCGAGAAACGTTTCACGGGACAGAACGGGTACATCATTCGATGTGTTTGTGCGGAATGAATTTTATGCCGCATTCAAAATCCCGACCTTCGGTGACCATAACATCATGAACGCCCTATCCGTCATTGCCATCTGTCACTATGAAGAGCTTGATACGGCCATCGTCCAAGAACGGTTGAGCACATTTAAAGGAGTCAAGCGCCGTTTCTCTGAAAAAGAAGTGGGCTCACAGATCCTGATCGATGACTATGCTCACCATCCGACTGAAATCAAGGCAACCGTTGATTCGGCAAGACAGAAATATCCTGAAAAAGAGATCATCGCTGTCTTCCAGCCTCACACATTTACACGTACGCAGACCTTCCTGACCGAGTTTGCCGAAACCTTGAGTCTTGCGGACAAAGTGTACTTATGTGAAATCTTCGGTTCCGCACGGGAAAACCACGGAAAACTTTCCATCCACGATCTTGAAAGTAAGATCGAAGGATGCGAAATCATAGACGAACAAGATACGACCGCTTTACTCAAACATGAAAACGCCGTACTGATTTTCATGGGGGCGGGAGACGTGCAAAAGTTCCAGCAGGCATATGAACAGAAGCTTGGGGAACAATTGAAAGAAGAGAAATAA